One genomic region from Ornithinimicrobium flavum encodes:
- the rplK gene encoding 50S ribosomal protein L11, translated as MPPKKKVSGFIKLQIQAGAATPAPPVGPALGQHGVNIMEFVKAYNAATESQRGNVIPVEITVYEDRSFTFVTKTPPAAELIKKAAGVQKGSGEPHKTKVATLTDAQLTEIAEMKMQDLNANDVDMAKRIIAGTARSMGITVQ; from the coding sequence ATGCCCCCCAAGAAGAAGGTCTCCGGCTTCATCAAGCTGCAGATCCAGGCCGGTGCGGCCACCCCCGCGCCGCCGGTCGGTCCCGCGCTGGGTCAGCACGGTGTCAACATCATGGAGTTCGTCAAGGCCTACAACGCCGCGACCGAGTCCCAGCGTGGCAACGTCATCCCGGTCGAGATCACGGTCTACGAGGACCGCTCGTTCACCTTCGTCACCAAGACCCCGCCGGCTGCCGAGCTCATCAAGAAGGCCGCTGGTGTGCAGAAGGGCTCCGGCGAGCCCCACAAGACCAAGGTCGCCACGCTGACCGACGCGCAGCTGACCGAGATCGCCGAGATGAAGATGCAGGACCTCAACGCGAACGACGTCGACATGGCCAAGCGGATCATCGCCGGCACTGCTCGTTCGATGGGCATCACCGTCCAGTGA